AATGCGCGCGCGTCGGGCCGGTGGGTGTTTCCTCCATCCGCGGTCTGGTCCGCCACGAAGGATCAAACAGTTTCATCACGGTCTACCTTCATCGCATTCGCAAAAAGGGCGAACCCGACATTGCCGGCTTCTTCTATTCGTCCTCGACGGATCTCAAAAACTGGTCGGAACCCGAACTGCTCTATCGCCAGCCTTTGCAACGCGACGCGGCAGAGGGCGAGACCTTTTCGGCCTATCCGTCGATCATCGACGAAGACAGCACAGATCGTCTGTTTGGCACGGTTGATGACGAAGCCAGCCTGGTTTTCGTCCGTCTTGTCCCGAAACCCTACAAGGATCGCTGGCGTGTGCCGCGCCAACTGATCCGTGTTCCGATCTCGATCAAGGAGTAATGAACAATGCCTGTCGAATTTACCGCGTTTGATATCGAAGGTCCGGTTTTGTTTGTGCCCACCCGACATCGGGACAAACGCGGTGTTTTTGCCGAAACCTTTCGCTATGACGATTTCTGCGAGGTGGTGGGTGATATTGATCTGGTACAGGAAAACCATTCGATCAGCGTTCCGATCAACACCATCCGCGGCCTGCATTTTCAAACCAGCCCCTATGCCCAGGGCAAACTGATCCGCGTGACACAAGGTGCCATCCTTGATGTCGCGGTCGATATCCGCCCGCGCTCCGCGACCTTTGGTCAACACATCAAGATCGAACTCAGTGCCGAAAACTGGTACCAGCTCTGGATCCCCGAGGGCTTCGCCCACGGCTTCAAAACGCTTAAGCCCGACACCCATGTCATGTACAAGGCATCGAACTATTACAGCCCCGACCATGATCGCGGCATTGCCTGGAACGATCCTGATCTTGCTATCGACTGGCAGCTTTACGGGCAACAGCCGGTGGTGTCCGAAAAGGACAGCAGACAGCCTCTATTGTCCGATCTGGACCCTGAAATCCTTGGTCCCATGGGGCACACGCCGCCAAACCACGATTTCGCACCCCTCAATCTCAACCGCGCGAATGTCACGGTTTTAAGTGCCAATCCATCGTGATTGGCCCACCGTGACTGTATTGGGTGCGCACTGGTTGCCCATCCAGTCTCCCTGTCCGATGCGCACTCAATCCGGAAATGGGCCCGTTATCGGGCCCATTTCTTGAAACACGCTATCCTTACCTAACCAAACACATTGAAGTCCGGGCCATAGGGATCACCCTCGGCATGGTGGAATATCCCGAAATCACCGGGTGTATTCCGCGTAACTTGATGCGCAGGCAAGTGCTCGGTCATTCTGGGGTGTGGCGTGGATCAAACAATGCCCCGTGGGTCTGGATGACCTTTGCCGAAAGGCTCTGTCCGGCCCGGATGGCATCGGAAATCTCCGCACCGTCCAGTCGTGCTGCCAGAAAGGCCGCATTAAACGAGTCGCCGGCACCGGTCGCATCAACAACATCAGTCACCGGTGGTGTCTTGATGCTTTGCGTCGTGTCACCTTTTGAAAACCAGCACGCTTCCTTACCATTTTTAACCACCACCTCAGGCACCCCAAGATCGCGATAACGCATGACGGTTTCTTCGGGTGAACGGTCCCCGAACAGTTTGGCCTCGTCGTCAAAACTGGGCAGGACAATGTCCGATATTGCCGCGACCGCGCGAATGACCTCCGCACAAATCTCGGGGCTTTCCCACAGAACCGGACGGATGTTGGGATCAAACGCAATTCGGGTGCCTTCCGAAAGATCGCTGAGCAGATCAATCATTGCCCCACGGCGATCCGGCCCAAGAATGGCAAGCGTAATTCCTGACAGGTAAATTACGTCGGTATTGCGTACAGCACGGGCAAGCGATGCAATATCATCGGCCATTTTGCGCGCCGCCGAATTTTCACGCCAATAGGTGAAAACGCGATCACCGTCTTCCTGATCAATCAGATAAAGGCCCGGCCGTTTGCCCTGCAGACGTTGAATGGCGCTGACATCAATGCCTGCATCGGCAATGAATTTCACAATCCGTTCGGAATACCGATCTTCGCCAAGGGCCGTGACATATCCGACATGCCAGTCATCTGCCGTTGTCGCATTCCGGAAGTGCCATGCGGTATTTAACGTATCGCCGGCAATGCCCATTTTCCAGCGGTCATCCGCACCGCCCGCCATTTCGATCATGCATTCCCCGCAGGAAACAAACCGCTTTGCCGTCATGGTTTAAGCTCTTGCGCAATCGCGTGATCAGCACCTTCCAAAAGCAAGAGTGACAGGCGGGCGATCACCGCCTCACGCCAAGCCGCACTTTCCTTGAGACCTTCGGGCATCCAGTCTTGCAAATGTGCCAGCCGGTCATAAATGGCGGCCGCCTCCTGATCATCGCCAAGGGCGGCAACAATATCGTCTGCGCGCGGATCGTTAAGGGTCTGAGCCGCCTCGCTCGCATCTGCCCCATTGATCCGTGTGCGCATGACAGCAAGCCATGCCGCAAAGCAAAGGGCAAAAGTACCAAGCTGTTTCGGCGCATTTAGCATCTGCAATGCCGGGGCAAAAATCCGCTGCGGCAGTTTTTCGGTGCCGTCCATCGCAATCTGGCGGGTTTCGTGGGCGATTTCCGGGTTACGGAAACGATCCACCAGCTCGGCGCCGTAGTCGGCAAAATCAATACCCGGCAAAGGCGTCATGGTCGCCGCTGCATTTTCCATATGCCGTGCAACCAGTTTGGCAAACATGTCGTTTGCCATCGCATCGCGAACATAACGATACCCGCCCAATTGCCCGACATAGGCAATCAACGAATGACTGCCATTAAGCATCCGAAGCTTCATCAATTCATAGGGTTCGACATCCTTTACAAGGATGGCACCGGCCTTTTCCCACGCGGGGCGGCCATCGGGAAAATCATCCTCGATCACCCATTGTGAAAACGGTTCGGTTTCGATTGCTGCCGGATCGTCATGGCCGGTAAGGCGCTTTGCATCGGCAAATGTTTGTGCCGTTGCGGCGGGTGTGATGCGGTCGACCATGGTCGAAGGGAAGGATACATTTTCGGCAATCCATTGACCAAGATCCGGATCGATCTGCTGGGTAAAATCAATCACACCGGCGCGCAACAGATGGCCATTGGCCGGAAGGTTGTCGCACGAAACGATGGTGAAAGGGCGAAGACCTGCATCCTTGCGGCGTTTGAGCCCGGCAACCAGAATGCCGACCAACCCCGATGGTGCGTCGATCTTTTCAAGATCGTGTTTGATGGCAGCATGGTTGCGCTGCACCTTTCCCGATCGATCAATGCCATAGGCCTTCTCGGTCACCGTAATCGTCACAATCCGGATCGCCGGATTGGCAAGGGCGGCAATCACCGGTGCCACATCGCGTGCGGCGGCAAGGGCGTGCGTCATGCTTGTAATCTTGCGCGCCTTCGGCCCATCGGGATGGCGTTCGATAACATTAAAGCCACAACCTTGCGCATTCAGCGCATCGACAATCTCCGTACTGCGCAGACTAACACCAATAATGTGCCAGTCGCCTTCCTCTGCCGCCATGGCGTCTTGGGTATAGACCGCCTGATGTGCACGGTGGAAGGCACCGATACCGATATGCACGATACCGGCACCTGCCATCGGCAAGTCCGTTCCGGGTTCCGGCGCGTCGGAATATGTCATTTCTTACTCCGCAAGCTGGTCAAGTCGTGCTGAAAGGGCGGTCATCACGCCGCGCAGCTCGGCAAGGCCCTTCAGACGGCCAATTGCCGGATAGCCCGGCTGTCCCTGGCGGTTAAGATCATCAAGAATGTCCTGACCATGATCGGGGCGCATTGGAATCTGCCAGTCTTCCCGACCGGCGGCTTTGCGTCGTGCTTCCTCGCGCAGGATCTGCTCGATCAGGGCGACCATGTCGGTATCACCCCCCAGATGTTCGGCTTCATGGAAGCTGCATGGCAAACCTTCGCTTTCACGTGTGGTGTTGCGCAGATGAATGAAATGCACCCGCTCGCCCCAGCGTTTCATCATGCCCGGCAAATCGTTGCCCGGATGAACGCCAAGCGACCCGGAACAAAGGGTAATGCCGTTTTCGGGAATATCGACGGCTTGCATGACAAAGGCATAATCGGCTTCTGTCGACATGATGCGCGGCAGCCCCAAAAGCGCAAAGGGCGGATCATCCGGGTGGCAGCACATGCGAATGCCAACTTCGCGCGCCACCGGTACGACTTCTTCAAGAAAGGCGACCAGATTGGCACGAAGCGTATCGGCATCAATCTCGGCATAGGTGGCAAGAAGCCCGCGCAAATCCTCAAGCGAAAGGTTCTCGACCGAACCCGGCAGACCAAACGCCACGGTGCGTTCAAGTTCCGCACGGCGGTCTTCGGACATTTCACTGAAACGGATTTTGGCATCCGCAACAATGGCAGCCGGATAATCATCTTCGGCACCGGCACGGCGCAGGATGAACAGGTCAAACGCGACAAAGTCGGTCAGATCAAAACGCATGCAGGTCGCACCGTTTGCCAGACGCCAGTTCAGATGGGTGCGCGTCCAGTCAAGAACCGGCATAAAGTTATAACAAACAATGCGAATGCCGGATTTCGCCAGATGACGCAGGCTTTCCTTATAGGCCGCGATATGGTCGCGCCATGGGCCGACCTGCCGTTTGATCGATTCTGAAACCGGAAGACTTTCAACCACGTCCCAGGTCAGGCCGGATGCGCTGCCGTCTTTCATCGTCGCAATCTCGGTGTGACGCTTGGCGATTTCTTCTGGGGTCCAGACAGCACCGCTGGGGATGTGATGAAGGGCGGAAACCACGCCATGTGCACCGGCCTGACAAATATCGTCAATGCTCACGAGGTCATGGGGGCCGAACCATCTCCAGGTTTGTTTCATATGCTTCTCTCTGTATTGGCGTGAAGTCTGCAATAGCGACTATAACTGCTCTCGATAATATCGCGCCATAATTATGTTGACTAGTATGGTAGTATGCAATAGGACTCGAAAAGGCAAGGAGATATTGATGGGCGATCCCGAACACAACGACTGGGAAATCACGCACGATCAGGCTGTCGGCACCCAGATCCATCGCATCATTCGCGAACGGATCGTGTGCACCGACTTGCTTCCGGGCGTGCGATTGTCCGAAGCCGAACTTGCAAAACATTTCAATGTCAGCCGTCAGCCCGTCCGCGAGGCGTTTATCAAGCTTGCCGATGAAGGCTTGCTTGAAATCCGCCCGCAACGCGGCACCTATGTCAGAAAAATTTCTGTCGCGGCTGTTCTTGATGCCCGCTTCGTCCGCGAGGCAATCGAGGCCGACATTGCCGGTTTCGTTGCAAAAGAACCGGACGCTGCGTTTCTTGCCCGTCTCGAACAATTAATCGCCGAGCAACGCAAAGCCATGAAAGGCGATGCACGGGCTTTCCTTAAACTTGATCATGATTTCCATCGCTGCCTCGCCGAAGTCGCAGGCAAAACCTATGCCTGGAAAATTGTCGAGGATGTCCGCGCCCAACTCGATCGCGTGCGGTATCTCAGCTACTTCCAGTTTCCGATGGAAGAAATCATTGATCAGCACGTCGGAATTGTTTCGGCAATCACATCACGTGATCCCGAACAAGCCAGCGCAGCCATGCGTGAACATACTCGTGAAATTCTGCATACGCTGCCTGATATTGCGCGCTCCAGAACGGAGCTATTTGACGACGCAGACAAGATTGCGCCGTCACCCTAAGGCATCACCAAATAGGGAGGAAAAGATGCTTACAATACAATCAACCAAGAAACTGATACTCGCCGGCGCAGCCGCCATCCTGATGAGCAACTCTGCAATCGCAGCAGAGATGACGCTCAAGCTTGGCCACCTTGCAAATGAACAGAACGCCTGGCACAAGGCCGCCGTTAAATTCGGCGAGGAACTGGCAACCCTCACCGATGGCCGTATTGAAGTTCAAGTCTTCCCGAATGAAACCCTTGGCAAGGAAATTGATCTGATCAATGGCATGCAACTTGGTGCCGTCGATATGACAATTACCGGTGAAAGCCTTCAGAACTGGGCACCAAAGGCCGCTCTTCTTGCCGTGCCTTATGCCTACAAAACGCTTGAAGACATGGATGCTGTTGCCAGTGGCGAAATCGGCGATCAAATTGAACAGCAGATCATCGAAAAAGCCCGTATCCGCCCGGTTGCCTATTTTGCCCGCGGTCCGCGCAACCTGACCTCCAACCGCGAAATCAAATCACCAGATGATCTGAACGGTCTGAAACTGCGTGTTCCAAACGTTCCGCTATTTGTTGATGTCTGGAAGTCGCTCGGTGCACAGCCAACCCCGATGGCCTTCTCCGAAGTCTTTACCTCCCTGCAGGCAGGCACGATCGACGCACAGGAAAACCCGCTGGCTCTGATTGACTCGGCAAGCTTCGATGAAGTCCAGGACTTCGTGAACAAGACCGAACATGTTCGCTCGTGGATTTACCTGACGATCTCGGAAATTACCTGGGGTAAGCTGTCTGACGCCGACAAGGAAGCCGTCATGGAAGCCGCAAGTCGCGCACAGGCGTTTGAGCGTGATCTGTTCACCGCCGACGAGGAACGCCTGACCAAAGAACTTCAGGAAAAGGGTATGACCTTTGTCGAAGTCGACAAGGATGCCTTCGCCTCCAAGGCCAAAGACGCCGTTCTCGCAAACGTTTCCGATGAAATTCGTCCGATTGTCGAAGATCTGTTTGCTAACTAAATTCTGCCGGTTCGGCCGCGTGATTGCGGCCGAACCTTTTTCGACGGGGAAGTAACGTGCTTTCAGCCAGATTATACGCGTTGATCATAGCATTGTGTCGGGTTGGAACAGGGGCTGCTTTCGGCGTTCTGATTGCCACGGTCCTGATACAGGTCTTTTCGCGGACCTTTTTGCCCAGTTCTCCGGTCTGGACCGAAGAACTCACCCGCCACGCGCTGCTCTATATGGCCGCCTTTGGGGTTGGCCTGTCTTTTCGCAATGGTGAACTGGTCAATGTCGAGATCGTCTGTGACCTGCTGCCCCTGCGACTCCAGCGGGCATTGATGTTTGTTTCTGCCGCACTTACTGCCGGTTTCTGTTTGTTATTGCTTTCGCCGGCATGGATGTTTGTTTCAATCGGCGTGCTGCAAACCTCGCCGACCCTCGGGGTCCGGATGGACTTCATCCACGCGACTGTTTTCATATTGATTGCCGTTCTCTGTCTTTTTGCGGTTCTGCGCATCATCCGTATCATTGCCGGCGTCTCTGACGGAAAAGCCGAAGACACGACAAAGGACCTCCCATGAGCCTCGCAATTCTATTTGGCGTTTTCGTCCTCGGCCTTGTCATCGGCCTTCCGGTTGCGGTGACACTTGGGCTTTCCTCATTGTGTTATCTCCTGATTGAAGGCATCCCGCTTGTCGTCATTCCGCAAAAACTGTTTGCCGGAATGGATGTCTTTGTCCTGCTTTGTATTCCGGGCTTTATCCTTGCCGGGAACCTGATGAATGGCGGCGGCATCACGCCGCGCATTGTGCGCTTTGCCAATGCCTTGGTCGGCTGGATGCGTGGTGGACTTGGTCTGACCAATGTGACGGGATCCATGCTGTTTGGTGGCATTTCCGGAACCGCGGTTGCCGATGCGGCATCAATTGGCGGGATGATGATCCCGGGCATGGTGCGCGCCGGATATACCCCGGCATTTTCCGCTGCTGTGACGGCGGCCTCATCGACAGTCGGTCCAATCATTCCGCCAAGCATGCCGATGATTATCGTCGGTGCGCTTTCGGGGATTTCGGTTGGCAAGATGTTCATCGCCGGTGCCATTCCGGGCATTCTGATGGGGCTTGCCATGATGGTGACCTGCTACATCATTGCGGTTCGGCGCAATTTCCCCCATCAACCCTGGCAGGGATTTGGTGAACTCGGCCGCTCCTTTACCGGTGCCTTCTGGGCGCTTGCGATGACCGGGCTGATTATTGGTGGTCTGCTCAGTGGTATTGCCACGCCGACCGAAACAGCCGTGATCGCCAGCGTCTATGCTTTTGTTGTCGGTTGTTTCATCTATCGCGAATTGCCGCTGCGCAAGGTGCCGAAAATCATCATCGATAGTGCGGTGACGGCGGCTGCCATTCTGGCGCTTGTCGGGCTGGCAAATGTGTTTGGCTGGATTTTGGTCTCCGAACGCATCCCGCAGATGATCTCCGATACGGTTCTGTCGATTACCGACAATAAATACGCCGTGATCCTTCTGATCAATCTGGTGTTGCTGGTTGTCGGCATGTTCATGGAAACCATTGCCGCGCTGATCATCCTGTTTGTGCCGCTTCTGACCCTTGCGACCAATGTCGGCGTCGATCCGATTCATTTCGCGGTCTTTGCGGTCCTGAACCTGATGATCGGTCTGACAACCCCGCCGGTGGGTATTTGCATGTTTATTTGTGCGAACATCGCAAAGGCACCTGTTTCCACCGTGATCCGGGCACTGGCACCGTTTCTGGTGACCAATATCCTGATCCTGTTTCTTGTTTCCTATATTCCGGCGCTGTCAACCTGGCTGCCGTCCCTGATGGAGTAATCAATGCAAACACGTGTTTGCCGGCTCTATGGCCAAGACGATCTGCGGATCGAAACTGAAGCAACCACCGATCCGGTCGGCGATGAAGTCCTGATCCGGGTCGGGGCAGGCGGCGTCTGCGGTTCGGACATGCATTACTATTTCGAAGGCGGGATCGGTCAGATCCGTGTCCGCGAACCGATCATTCTTGGTCACGAGGCTGCCGGTACAATTGTCGCACTCGGTCCGGATGTCAGCGGCTTGTCCGTCGGGCAGAAAGTCGCGATTAATCCAAGTCATCCGTGTGGCACCTGCAAATATTGCCAGCAGGACCTGCATCAGCATTGCCTGAACATGAAGTTCTTTGGCTCGGCCATGCCGATGCCTCATATTCAAGGTGCCTTTCGTGATCTGGTCAATGTCGGGCAGGGGCAGTGCCATCTGATCAGCGATCAAACAGATATCGGCAAGGCGGCCTGCGCCGAACCGCTGGCTGTCTGTCTTCATGCGGTTGCGCGTGCGGGCGATCTGTCGGGCAAAAAGGTGCTGATTACCGGTGCCGGTCCAATCGGAAGCCTCTGTGCCGCCGCGGCCAAACGTGCTGGTGCCAGCGAAATCATCGTGACCGACCTACAGGATTTTGCCCTCGATGTCGCCCGTCAGATGGGGGCAACCCGCACCATCAATATCGCTAATGCCGCCGATGACCTCAAACCCTATGAGGCCGAAAAGGGCCAGTTTGATGTCTGTCTGGAATGTTCGGCTGCACCGGCGGCACTCCGGACAGCAATTGCGACCCTGCGCCCGCAAGGCATTCTTGTCCAGGTCGGGGTGGCCGGTGAAATGCCCGTACCGTTCAACCCGCTGGTTGCCAAGGAACTCACCATTACCGGTACCTTCCGCTTTCACACCGAATTTGCCGAGGCGGTTGGCATGATTGATCGCGGCGAGATTGATGTCGCACCGATCATCACCCAGACCTTTGCGCTTGAAACCGCAAAGGACGCCTTTGACGTCGCCCGCGACCGCAGCAAATCGGTCAAGGTTCAGCTTTCCTTTGCCGACTGACTGGCTTGTTTGATTTGGTGAAAACGGGCCCGATGCAGGGCCC
Above is a window of Thalassospira sp. ER-Se-21-Dark DNA encoding:
- the rfbC gene encoding dTDP-4-dehydrorhamnose 3,5-epimerase, whose amino-acid sequence is MPVEFTAFDIEGPVLFVPTRHRDKRGVFAETFRYDDFCEVVGDIDLVQENHSISVPINTIRGLHFQTSPYAQGKLIRVTQGAILDVAVDIRPRSATFGQHIKIELSAENWYQLWIPEGFAHGFKTLKPDTHVMYKASNYYSPDHDRGIAWNDPDLAIDWQLYGQQPVVSEKDSRQPLLSDLDPEILGPMGHTPPNHDFAPLNLNRANVTVLSANPS
- a CDS encoding sugar kinase encodes the protein MTAKRFVSCGECMIEMAGGADDRWKMGIAGDTLNTAWHFRNATTADDWHVGYVTALGEDRYSERIVKFIADAGIDVSAIQRLQGKRPGLYLIDQEDGDRVFTYWRENSAARKMADDIASLARAVRNTDVIYLSGITLAILGPDRRGAMIDLLSDLSEGTRIAFDPNIRPVLWESPEICAEVIRAVAAISDIVLPSFDDEAKLFGDRSPEETVMRYRDLGVPEVVVKNGKEACWFSKGDTTQSIKTPPVTDVVDATGAGDSFNAAFLAARLDGAEISDAIRAGQSLSAKVIQTHGALFDPRHTPE
- a CDS encoding mannitol dehydrogenase family protein, whose product is MTYSDAPEPGTDLPMAGAGIVHIGIGAFHRAHQAVYTQDAMAAEEGDWHIIGVSLRSTEIVDALNAQGCGFNVIERHPDGPKARKITSMTHALAAARDVAPVIAALANPAIRIVTITVTEKAYGIDRSGKVQRNHAAIKHDLEKIDAPSGLVGILVAGLKRRKDAGLRPFTIVSCDNLPANGHLLRAGVIDFTQQIDPDLGQWIAENVSFPSTMVDRITPAATAQTFADAKRLTGHDDPAAIETEPFSQWVIEDDFPDGRPAWEKAGAILVKDVEPYELMKLRMLNGSHSLIAYVGQLGGYRYVRDAMANDMFAKLVARHMENAAATMTPLPGIDFADYGAELVDRFRNPEIAHETRQIAMDGTEKLPQRIFAPALQMLNAPKQLGTFALCFAAWLAVMRTRINGADASEAAQTLNDPRADDIVAALGDDQEAAAIYDRLAHLQDWMPEGLKESAAWREAVIARLSLLLLEGADHAIAQELKP
- the uxuA gene encoding mannonate dehydratase; its protein translation is MKQTWRWFGPHDLVSIDDICQAGAHGVVSALHHIPSGAVWTPEEIAKRHTEIATMKDGSASGLTWDVVESLPVSESIKRQVGPWRDHIAAYKESLRHLAKSGIRIVCYNFMPVLDWTRTHLNWRLANGATCMRFDLTDFVAFDLFILRRAGAEDDYPAAIVADAKIRFSEMSEDRRAELERTVAFGLPGSVENLSLEDLRGLLATYAEIDADTLRANLVAFLEEVVPVAREVGIRMCCHPDDPPFALLGLPRIMSTEADYAFVMQAVDIPENGITLCSGSLGVHPGNDLPGMMKRWGERVHFIHLRNTTRESEGLPCSFHEAEHLGGDTDMVALIEQILREEARRKAAGREDWQIPMRPDHGQDILDDLNRQGQPGYPAIGRLKGLAELRGVMTALSARLDQLAE
- a CDS encoding GntR family transcriptional regulator, translating into MGDPEHNDWEITHDQAVGTQIHRIIRERIVCTDLLPGVRLSEAELAKHFNVSRQPVREAFIKLADEGLLEIRPQRGTYVRKISVAAVLDARFVREAIEADIAGFVAKEPDAAFLARLEQLIAEQRKAMKGDARAFLKLDHDFHRCLAEVAGKTYAWKIVEDVRAQLDRVRYLSYFQFPMEEIIDQHVGIVSAITSRDPEQASAAMREHTREILHTLPDIARSRTELFDDADKIAPSP
- a CDS encoding TRAP transporter substrate-binding protein, with the translated sequence MLTIQSTKKLILAGAAAILMSNSAIAAEMTLKLGHLANEQNAWHKAAVKFGEELATLTDGRIEVQVFPNETLGKEIDLINGMQLGAVDMTITGESLQNWAPKAALLAVPYAYKTLEDMDAVASGEIGDQIEQQIIEKARIRPVAYFARGPRNLTSNREIKSPDDLNGLKLRVPNVPLFVDVWKSLGAQPTPMAFSEVFTSLQAGTIDAQENPLALIDSASFDEVQDFVNKTEHVRSWIYLTISEITWGKLSDADKEAVMEAASRAQAFERDLFTADEERLTKELQEKGMTFVEVDKDAFASKAKDAVLANVSDEIRPIVEDLFAN
- a CDS encoding TRAP transporter small permease produces the protein MLSARLYALIIALCRVGTGAAFGVLIATVLIQVFSRTFLPSSPVWTEELTRHALLYMAAFGVGLSFRNGELVNVEIVCDLLPLRLQRALMFVSAALTAGFCLLLLSPAWMFVSIGVLQTSPTLGVRMDFIHATVFILIAVLCLFAVLRIIRIIAGVSDGKAEDTTKDLP
- a CDS encoding TRAP transporter large permease, with the translated sequence MSLAILFGVFVLGLVIGLPVAVTLGLSSLCYLLIEGIPLVVIPQKLFAGMDVFVLLCIPGFILAGNLMNGGGITPRIVRFANALVGWMRGGLGLTNVTGSMLFGGISGTAVADAASIGGMMIPGMVRAGYTPAFSAAVTAASSTVGPIIPPSMPMIIVGALSGISVGKMFIAGAIPGILMGLAMMVTCYIIAVRRNFPHQPWQGFGELGRSFTGAFWALAMTGLIIGGLLSGIATPTETAVIASVYAFVVGCFIYRELPLRKVPKIIIDSAVTAAAILALVGLANVFGWILVSERIPQMISDTVLSITDNKYAVILLINLVLLVVGMFMETIAALIILFVPLLTLATNVGVDPIHFAVFAVLNLMIGLTTPPVGICMFICANIAKAPVSTVIRALAPFLVTNILILFLVSYIPALSTWLPSLME
- a CDS encoding L-idonate 5-dehydrogenase; this encodes MQTRVCRLYGQDDLRIETEATTDPVGDEVLIRVGAGGVCGSDMHYYFEGGIGQIRVREPIILGHEAAGTIVALGPDVSGLSVGQKVAINPSHPCGTCKYCQQDLHQHCLNMKFFGSAMPMPHIQGAFRDLVNVGQGQCHLISDQTDIGKAACAEPLAVCLHAVARAGDLSGKKVLITGAGPIGSLCAAAAKRAGASEIIVTDLQDFALDVARQMGATRTINIANAADDLKPYEAEKGQFDVCLECSAAPAALRTAIATLRPQGILVQVGVAGEMPVPFNPLVAKELTITGTFRFHTEFAEAVGMIDRGEIDVAPIITQTFALETAKDAFDVARDRSKSVKVQLSFAD